A region of Paenimyroides aestuarii DNA encodes the following proteins:
- a CDS encoding pyruvate dehydrogenase complex E1 component subunit beta, which translates to MKTIQFREAICEAMSEEMRRDDKIYLMGEEVAEYNGAYKASKGMLDEFGAKRVIDTPIAELGFAGIAVGSAMNGLRPIVEFMTFNFSLVGIDQIINNAAKMRQMSGGQFTMPIVFRGPTASAGQLAATHSQAFENWFANTPGLKVVVPSNPYDAKGLLKSAIRDNDPVIFMESEQMYGDKGEVPEGEYTIPLGVADIKREGTDVTIVSFGKIIKEAYLAADELAKENISCEIIDLRTVRPMDYEAIIKSVQKTNRLVVLEEAWPFASVASEITYMVQERAFDYLDAPVQRITTADTPAPYSPALLKEWLPNAQDVIKAVKKVMYKK; encoded by the coding sequence ATGAAAACAATTCAATTTAGAGAGGCTATTTGCGAAGCAATGAGCGAAGAAATGCGCCGCGACGATAAAATATATTTAATGGGTGAAGAAGTTGCCGAATACAACGGAGCTTACAAAGCCAGTAAAGGTATGCTTGACGAGTTTGGTGCAAAACGGGTAATTGATACACCAATTGCAGAACTTGGTTTTGCAGGTATTGCAGTAGGTTCTGCAATGAACGGTTTACGACCTATTGTAGAATTTATGACGTTTAACTTCTCTTTAGTGGGTATTGACCAAATTATTAACAATGCAGCAAAAATGCGCCAAATGAGTGGTGGACAGTTCACTATGCCAATTGTTTTCCGCGGACCAACAGCATCTGCCGGACAATTAGCCGCAACGCACTCTCAAGCTTTTGAAAATTGGTTTGCAAACACACCTGGTTTAAAAGTGGTTGTACCATCAAACCCTTATGATGCAAAAGGGTTATTAAAATCGGCTATTCGCGACAATGATCCAGTGATTTTTATGGAATCGGAACAAATGTATGGCGATAAAGGCGAAGTACCAGAAGGCGAATACACCATTCCGTTAGGCGTGGCTGATATTAAACGCGAAGGTACCGATGTAACCATTGTATCTTTTGGAAAAATTATCAAAGAAGCCTATCTTGCTGCAGACGAGTTGGCAAAAGAAAATATTTCTTGTGAAATTATCGACCTGCGCACTGTGCGCCCAATGGATTATGAAGCCATTATTAAATCGGTACAAAAAACAAACCGCTTAGTTGTTTTAGAAGAAGCTTGGCCGTTTGCATCGGTTGCTTCAGAAATCACATACATGGTTCAAGAGCGCGCGTTTGATTATTTAGATGCACCCGTACAACGCATTACAACTGCCGACACACCTGCACCCTATTCACCTGCCTTATTAAAAGAATGGTTGCCAAATGCACAAGATGTGATTAAAGCAGTTAAAAAAGTTATGTATAAAAAATAG
- a CDS encoding ribosomal maturation YjgA family protein produces MKFLQFNLRFFIITLILFLVEVFIAIFVHDAFIRPFVGDVIVVWLIYYFLRTFLKIKPIYLAWFTLIFSFAVETAQYFKLVTILGLQDNKLARIVIGTSFSWGDMLCYVIGFGFLFLLDKDLRENNNKNSICHSERNVVK; encoded by the coding sequence ATGAAGTTTTTACAATTTAATTTACGCTTTTTTATAATCACTCTGATTTTATTTTTGGTTGAAGTGTTTATTGCGATTTTTGTGCACGATGCTTTTATTCGTCCGTTTGTGGGCGATGTAATTGTGGTATGGCTGATTTACTATTTTTTGCGTACATTTTTAAAGATAAAACCCATTTATTTGGCGTGGTTTACTTTGATTTTTTCGTTTGCGGTTGAAACAGCGCAGTATTTTAAACTGGTAACTATTTTAGGTTTGCAAGATAATAAGTTGGCGCGAATTGTTATTGGAACATCGTTTTCATGGGGCGATATGTTGTGCTATGTCATTGGTTTTGGATTTTTGTTTTTGTTGGATAAAGATTTACGAGAAAATAATAATAAAAATTCAATTTGTCATTCTGAACGAAACGTAGTGAAGTGA
- a CDS encoding S46 family peptidase, with translation MKKLLRTFVLLVSFPIFAQQGGMWVPSLLKGMNEKEMKSLGMKMSVTDIYDVNNSSLKDAVPQFNGGCTAEVISPKGLLLTNHHCGYGEIQSHSTVEHDYLQDGFWAKSYEEELPNPDLEVTFIVSIHDVTKEIMSGVDNLSSEAEKKAAVQKNMNDLQKSFKREAWQNVMIRTFFEGNQYMLFVTESYEDVRLVGAPPSSIGKFGSDTDNWVWPRHTGDFSLFRIYADKNNRPAKYSKDNVPYTPKHYFPVSIQGVEPNDFTLVYGYPGRTQEYLPSFAVEQIVNDLNPAKIEIRDKALKVADGFMRQDQAIKIQYASKYAGIANYWKKWIGESQGLKKSNAVAIKKAFEQEFLKRAKQQNKMDEYGDLLPQFEKIYNEITPYTLARDYFMEVVLRNNELLSVGFRLYQLENAYTKVGEQGFNDRKENLVKGLASLYKDYNKDVDHGIFTETMKLYGTKAPANLTPDAIKNKDYTALGNDIYANSALTSYDGLQKLMSGNAEDVIKNMQKDPGYALAKNLAENYFNIIAPKYDKMALELEGLQRTYMKAQLELFPDARIFPDANSTLRVTYGKVNGYQPSDAVTYSHVTYLEGVMEKYVPGDYEFDVPKKLIDLYNTKDFGQYADKNGKLPVNFIATNHTTGGNSGSPALDANGNLIGLNFDRVWEGTMSDIHYDPAICRNIMVDTRYILFVIDKYAGAKHLIEEMKIIKPTTNKKTNH, from the coding sequence ATGAAAAAATTACTACGCACGTTCGTGTTATTGGTTTCTTTTCCCATTTTCGCACAACAAGGTGGCATGTGGGTTCCTTCTTTACTAAAAGGAATGAACGAAAAAGAAATGAAAAGTTTGGGCATGAAAATGTCGGTTACCGATATTTACGATGTAAACAATTCAAGTTTAAAAGATGCAGTGCCCCAATTCAATGGCGGTTGTACAGCAGAAGTGATCTCACCGAAGGGTTTGCTTTTAACCAATCACCACTGCGGATATGGTGAAATTCAATCGCATTCTACCGTTGAACACGATTATTTGCAGGATGGTTTCTGGGCAAAATCGTATGAAGAAGAGTTGCCAAATCCCGATTTAGAAGTTACTTTTATTGTGAGCATTCACGATGTGACCAAAGAAATCATGAGCGGTGTGGACAATCTGAGTTCCGAAGCCGAAAAAAAAGCTGCTGTTCAAAAAAACATGAACGATTTGCAAAAATCATTCAAACGCGAAGCGTGGCAAAATGTGATGATTCGTACGTTTTTTGAAGGAAACCAATACATGCTGTTTGTAACCGAATCGTATGAAGATGTGCGTTTGGTGGGTGCACCGCCATCATCTATTGGTAAATTTGGATCGGATACTGATAACTGGGTTTGGCCGAGACATACGGGCGATTTTTCGTTGTTTAGAATTTATGCCGATAAAAACAACCGCCCTGCGAAATATTCAAAAGACAATGTGCCATACACTCCAAAGCATTACTTTCCGGTATCAATACAAGGTGTTGAACCTAATGATTTCACATTGGTTTATGGCTATCCAGGGAGAACGCAAGAATATTTGCCGTCTTTTGCAGTAGAACAAATTGTGAACGATTTGAATCCGGCAAAAATTGAAATTCGCGACAAGGCATTGAAAGTAGCCGATGGGTTTATGCGCCAAGATCAAGCTATAAAAATTCAGTATGCATCGAAATATGCCGGAATTGCAAATTATTGGAAAAAATGGATTGGCGAAAGTCAAGGTTTAAAAAAATCGAATGCAGTTGCTATAAAAAAAGCATTTGAACAAGAGTTTTTAAAACGTGCCAAGCAACAAAACAAAATGGACGAATACGGGGATTTGTTGCCACAGTTTGAAAAAATTTATAACGAAATAACGCCTTATACATTAGCACGCGACTATTTTATGGAAGTTGTTTTACGAAACAATGAGTTGCTTTCTGTTGGATTTCGTTTGTATCAGCTAGAAAATGCTTATACAAAAGTGGGCGAACAAGGATTTAACGACCGTAAAGAAAATTTAGTTAAAGGATTAGCATCCTTATATAAAGACTATAATAAAGATGTGGATCATGGAATTTTTACAGAAACCATGAAATTATATGGCACAAAAGCTCCTGCAAATTTAACCCCAGATGCTATTAAAAATAAAGATTACACAGCATTAGGTAATGATATTTATGCCAACTCGGCATTAACATCTTACGATGGTTTACAAAAGTTAATGAGCGGCAATGCAGAAGACGTAATTAAAAATATGCAAAAAGACCCAGGTTATGCCTTGGCAAAAAACCTTGCAGAAAATTATTTTAATATTATAGCACCAAAGTATGATAAAATGGCGTTAGAATTAGAAGGTTTACAACGTACTTATATGAAGGCACAGTTAGAATTGTTTCCTGATGCACGCATTTTCCCAGACGCCAACTCCACTTTACGTGTTACTTACGGAAAAGTAAACGGTTACCAACCAAGCGATGCGGTTACTTACAGCCACGTAACCTATTTAGAAGGAGTTATGGAAAAATACGTTCCTGGTGATTATGAATTTGATGTTCCTAAAAAGTTAATAGATCTATACAATACCAAAGATTTTGGGCAATATGCAGATAAAAACGGAAAACTTCCTGTGAATTTTATTGCAACTAACCACACAACAGGCGGAAATTCTGGTTCGCCGGCTTTAGATGCAAACGGAAATTTAATTGGTTTAAACTTTGACCGTGTTTGGGAAGGAACCATGAGCGATATTCATTACGACCCGGCTATTTGCAGAAATATTATGGTAGATACACGCTATATTTTGTTCGTTATTGACAAATACGCAGGTGCAAAACACCTAATTGAAGAGATGAAAATAATAAAACCGACCACAAACAAAAAAACAAACCATTAA
- the mutL gene encoding DNA mismatch repair endonuclease MutL: protein MSSVIRLLPDHVANQIAAGEVVQRPASVVKELLENAVDAGATAIKLVIKDAGKTLIQVIDNGKGMNEIDARMCFERHATSKISIAEDLFQLQTKGFRGEALASIAAIAHVELKSKEHTAELGTHVVIEGSKIISQEIAVVPSGTSFSVKNLFFNIPARRNFLKSDQVELRHVIDEFERVALAHPAIQFTCINNGSELFNVPASNIRQRIVNVFGTKTNEKLVPVQETTEIVEIHGFVAKPEFAKKSRGEQFFFVNDRFIKSGYLHHAVTAAFEGLLKDGTHPSYFLYLTLPPNSIDINIHPTKTEIKFDDEQALYAILRATIKHSLGQFNVAPVLDFQKDSDLDVPYSYEGTKSVEPTVEVDAFYNPFESMKASNTMAQQIGAGFNPFESVKPKPSGTSFSGTNSFQDKKQHRSGGWETLYEGISDAKELILTSANHQIDEEVITGSLFDEETPQAANHQQTYQFQKKYIISPIKSGMIIIDQRKAHQRILYEHYVHALAVKQNASQQLLFPLSLYYTAYELELLRNIEPQLVQMGFLFEELTNEKIVILGIPVSITESEVSIVLEDLLNDLQDDVPSDHSVLNDRIAKSLALSLAIKTGTYLTEKEQEHIVNSLFGCTDPQTSPFGKTTFITMKVEDIDKKFM, encoded by the coding sequence ATGTCTAGCGTTATACGTTTATTGCCCGATCACGTAGCCAACCAAATTGCCGCCGGAGAAGTGGTGCAACGACCTGCATCGGTGGTGAAAGAGTTGCTAGAAAATGCCGTGGATGCGGGTGCAACTGCAATTAAATTGGTGATTAAAGATGCCGGAAAAACGCTTATTCAGGTAATAGATAATGGCAAAGGAATGAACGAAATTGATGCCCGCATGTGTTTTGAACGCCATGCTACGTCTAAAATTTCCATTGCCGAAGATTTGTTTCAATTGCAAACCAAAGGTTTTAGAGGTGAGGCATTGGCATCTATTGCGGCAATTGCGCATGTAGAGTTAAAGTCTAAAGAACATACTGCCGAACTGGGCACTCATGTGGTGATTGAAGGAAGCAAAATTATATCGCAAGAAATTGCGGTGGTTCCTAGCGGCACTTCGTTTTCTGTAAAAAATTTGTTTTTCAATATTCCGGCTCGTCGCAATTTCTTAAAGTCTGATCAGGTAGAACTGCGCCATGTAATTGATGAATTTGAGCGGGTGGCTTTGGCACATCCTGCTATTCAGTTTACATGCATCAACAACGGAAGCGAGCTTTTCAATGTGCCTGCATCGAATATCAGACAGCGTATTGTGAATGTTTTCGGCACAAAAACCAATGAAAAGTTGGTTCCCGTTCAAGAAACTACCGAAATTGTTGAAATACATGGATTTGTGGCAAAGCCCGAATTTGCTAAAAAGAGTAGGGGCGAACAGTTTTTTTTCGTGAACGATCGCTTTATAAAAAGTGGCTACCTGCATCATGCGGTTACTGCCGCTTTTGAAGGATTGCTGAAAGATGGTACGCATCCTAGTTATTTTCTGTATTTAACCTTGCCTCCCAACAGCATTGATATTAATATTCATCCCACAAAAACCGAAATTAAGTTTGATGATGAGCAAGCCTTATATGCTATTTTGCGCGCAACGATTAAGCACAGTTTAGGACAATTTAATGTGGCTCCGGTGCTCGATTTTCAAAAAGACAGTGATTTAGATGTTCCATACAGTTATGAAGGTACAAAATCGGTGGAACCAACGGTTGAAGTAGATGCTTTTTACAATCCGTTTGAAAGTATGAAAGCCAGCAACACCATGGCACAACAAATAGGTGCGGGATTTAATCCTTTTGAGAGTGTGAAGCCAAAGCCTTCGGGAACGTCTTTTTCGGGCACGAATTCTTTTCAAGATAAAAAGCAACACCGTTCGGGCGGTTGGGAAACCCTTTACGAAGGTATTTCAGATGCCAAAGAGCTCATTCTAACATCTGCAAATCATCAAATTGATGAAGAGGTCATCACTGGTTCGCTGTTTGATGAGGAAACACCCCAAGCGGCAAATCATCAACAAACCTATCAATTTCAAAAAAAATACATCATTAGTCCCATAAAGTCGGGCATGATTATAATCGATCAGCGCAAAGCCCATCAACGAATCTTGTATGAACACTATGTGCATGCACTGGCAGTTAAACAAAATGCAAGTCAGCAGTTATTGTTTCCATTATCGTTATATTACACGGCTTATGAGTTGGAATTGCTGCGAAATATTGAACCACAATTGGTACAAATGGGTTTTTTGTTTGAGGAATTAACAAATGAAAAAATTGTGATTTTAGGCATTCCAGTTTCTATAACCGAAAGTGAAGTTTCAATTGTATTGGAAGATTTACTGAACGATTTGCAAGACGATGTTCCTAGTGATCACAGTGTTTTAAACGACCGTATTGCAAAATCATTGGCGCTGAGTTTAGCGATTAAAACGGGAACATATCTCACTGAAAAAGAACAAGAACATATAGTAAATAGTTTGTTTGGATGTACAGATCCGCAAACATCGCCTTTTGGCAAAACTACTTTTATTACTATGAAAGTAGAAGATATTGATAAAAAATTTATGTAA
- a CDS encoding DUF5686 and carboxypeptidase-like regulatory domain-containing protein, with product MKKLLLIVITLLSLQVMAQTKVGGKVFDEKNEPVAYASVYFKNTSEGVITNEDGKFYLESNNKQDTLVVSFTGFADVYLPLEKAVNYDLSIELREDNVLSEIKIYTGKTSKKDNPALDILRKIWENRRKNGLHKFDQYAYQKYEKIEFDLNSIDSAYMKSRVFKGMEFIFEKVDTSNITGKTYLPIFINEQASNVYGDNVANLKKEILAGNKNSGFENNQHIMAFLKDLYVEYDIYDNYLKLFDKDFVSPLSRTGINVYNYVLTDTADIDGKKCYNIVYYPRRKGELTFKGDFWVNDGTWAIKKINMAISKDANINWVRDIYIEQEFDVLNDSVFLLTKDHLMTDFSIRQNEKSKGMYGKRTTFYKQFEFDKKKPVNFYKSEVNSYNEALMNRPDEFWEGYRFEPLSEQEKGIYTMLSELKQNKRFQTYVNLATILASDYVQIGNFDYGPIFSSFGFNDIEGFRLRAGGRTYFGQNDMWRLEGYTAYGFKDNKFKYGISGRFMLDKDSRFIFFAGNRRDVEQIAASLSPITDVLGRSFASSALLASGDNSKLSNINLTSAGLEIEPLKNLKFSTSFHYKTLRSASPTFSLAYYDENGNVQPELHQSEINLSVDYTPRRKTVGYGVDRTDVDYNYAHLFFNYSLGVKGMLGSDFDYKKVQLLYRHPILVGGFGRFTPTLEAGKTYGTVPLGLMSVIPGNQSYFIIDNAFSQMNFYEFITDEYVALHLEHNFNGRIFSRIPGLRKLALREFVGIRGVWGDVSQQNRDINASNIPYIAPTDKVYYEYFVGVGNIFKCMRVNVNWRGNYLENPNVRKMGVNVVFGFHF from the coding sequence ATGAAAAAGTTGTTATTGATTGTTATTACTTTATTATCGCTGCAAGTAATGGCACAAACTAAAGTAGGCGGAAAAGTTTTTGATGAGAAAAACGAACCAGTTGCCTATGCCAGCGTATATTTTAAAAACACTTCAGAGGGCGTTATTACAAATGAAGATGGTAAATTTTATTTAGAATCCAACAACAAGCAAGATACATTGGTGGTATCGTTCACAGGCTTTGCAGATGTTTATTTGCCACTTGAAAAAGCTGTGAATTATGATCTAAGCATTGAATTGCGAGAAGATAATGTTCTCTCAGAAATAAAAATATATACGGGCAAAACCTCAAAGAAAGACAATCCGGCACTAGACATCCTTCGGAAAATATGGGAAAATCGCCGAAAAAACGGGTTGCATAAATTTGACCAATATGCCTATCAAAAATACGAAAAAATTGAATTCGACTTAAATTCCATCGACAGTGCCTATATGAAAAGCCGCGTATTTAAAGGTATGGAATTTATTTTTGAAAAGGTTGACACTTCCAATATCACCGGAAAAACCTATCTGCCCATCTTTATTAATGAACAAGCATCAAACGTTTATGGCGACAATGTAGCCAACTTAAAAAAAGAAATTTTAGCAGGTAATAAAAATTCAGGCTTTGAAAACAACCAGCACATAATGGCGTTTTTAAAGGATTTGTATGTAGAATATGATATTTACGACAATTATCTAAAATTGTTTGATAAAGATTTTGTGAGCCCGCTTTCGCGCACCGGCATCAACGTATATAATTACGTTTTGACTGATACGGCTGACATCGACGGCAAAAAATGCTACAATATTGTGTACTATCCGCGCAGAAAAGGCGAACTAACTTTTAAAGGCGATTTTTGGGTGAACGACGGCACTTGGGCAATCAAGAAAATAAATATGGCAATCAGCAAAGATGCCAATATCAACTGGGTACGCGATATTTATATTGAACAAGAATTTGATGTGCTGAACGATTCGGTTTTCTTGCTTACGAAAGATCATTTAATGACCGACTTCAGTATCCGTCAAAACGAAAAATCAAAGGGAATGTATGGCAAAAGAACTACTTTCTACAAACAATTTGAATTTGATAAAAAGAAACCCGTCAATTTCTACAAAAGCGAAGTAAACAGCTATAACGAAGCTTTGATGAATCGTCCGGATGAATTTTGGGAAGGATACCGTTTTGAACCTTTATCGGAACAAGAAAAAGGCATTTACACCATGCTAAGCGAACTGAAACAAAACAAACGCTTTCAAACCTATGTGAACTTAGCAACCATTTTAGCGAGCGATTATGTGCAAATAGGCAATTTTGATTACGGCCCTATTTTTTCTTCGTTTGGATTTAATGATATCGAAGGTTTTCGTTTAAGAGCCGGCGGTAGAACCTATTTTGGGCAAAACGATATGTGGCGTTTGGAAGGATACACCGCTTACGGTTTTAAAGACAATAAGTTTAAATACGGAATTTCGGGCAGATTTATGCTTGATAAAGATTCGCGTTTTATTTTCTTTGCTGGAAACCGCAGAGATGTAGAGCAAATAGCAGCTTCTTTATCACCCATTACTGATGTTTTGGGCAGAAGTTTTGCATCGAGTGCCTTGTTGGCAAGTGGCGATAATAGTAAATTATCTAACATCAACCTAACATCGGCCGGGTTAGAAATAGAACCGTTAAAAAATCTAAAGTTTTCAACATCGTTCCATTACAAAACATTGCGCTCTGCATCGCCCACCTTTTCATTGGCTTATTACGACGAAAACGGAAATGTGCAACCTGAATTGCATCAATCGGAAATCAACCTATCAGTGGATTACACACCACGCAGAAAAACAGTTGGTTATGGCGTTGACCGAACCGATGTAGATTACAACTACGCCCATTTATTTTTCAATTATTCATTGGGTGTGAAAGGCATGTTGGGCAGCGATTTCGATTACAAAAAAGTGCAATTATTATACCGCCACCCAATCTTAGTAGGCGGCTTTGGTAGATTCACCCCTACATTAGAAGCCGGAAAAACCTATGGAACTGTTCCATTAGGGTTAATGAGTGTGATTCCTGGAAATCAATCCTATTTTATTATAGATAACGCTTTCAGCCAAATGAATTTTTATGAATTTATTACCGATGAATATGTGGCTTTGCATTTAGAACACAATTTTAACGGAAGAATTTTCTCTAGAATTCCAGGCTTGCGCAAATTGGCACTTAGAGAGTTTGTTGGAATTCGTGGAGTTTGGGGCGATGTTTCACAGCAAAACAGGGATATCAACGCCTCAAACATTCCTTATATCGCACCAACAGACAAGGTTTATTATGAATATTTTGTGGGTGTTGGTAACATCTTTAAATGTATGCGGGTGAACGTAAATTGGCGCGGAAATTATCTCGAAAATCCCAATGTACGCAAAATGGGCGTGAATGTGGTGTTTGGATTCCATTTTTAA
- a CDS encoding rhomboid family intramembrane serine protease, protein MNQITPVVKQLLIVNIIIFVGTFFIPQLMDYFPMYYFENPSFEFWQPVTRMFLHAGFFHVFFSIIVLFSFGSVLEQIWGGAKFLIFYFACGLGACIVDALFKYFVIHDTVNILVLNGFSESSIFELLGKGMFDNQWSEFVSDSKLQNMLLAYMSVSFGSTGIIYGLMVAFAFMFPNTSLSLFFVPVPIKAKYFVPIILTLDLAFGFFGGVSVFGNGIINYFSHIGGAVVGFILMWIWRKKQFDQFRWDK, encoded by the coding sequence ATGAATCAGATTACCCCTGTAGTAAAACAATTGTTAATTGTAAACATAATCATTTTTGTTGGAACTTTTTTTATTCCGCAATTAATGGATTATTTTCCGATGTATTATTTTGAAAATCCCAGTTTTGAATTTTGGCAGCCTGTTACAAGAATGTTTTTACATGCCGGTTTTTTTCATGTTTTTTTTAGCATAATTGTATTATTTTCGTTCGGTTCGGTTTTAGAACAAATTTGGGGCGGAGCAAAATTTCTTATTTTTTATTTTGCATGCGGATTAGGAGCTTGTATTGTTGATGCTTTATTCAAATATTTTGTTATTCACGACACAGTAAATATTTTAGTTTTAAATGGATTTTCAGAAAGTAGTATATTTGAGTTGTTAGGAAAGGGCATGTTTGATAACCAATGGTCTGAGTTTGTTAGTGATAGTAAACTTCAAAATATGCTTTTGGCTTATATGTCTGTTTCGTTCGGATCCACAGGGATTATTTATGGTTTAATGGTTGCATTTGCTTTTATGTTTCCCAATACCAGCTTGTCATTATTCTTTGTTCCGGTACCAATTAAAGCAAAATATTTTGTACCTATTATTTTAACTTTGGATTTAGCATTCGGTTTTTTTGGAGGCGTATCTGTTTTCGGTAATGGTATTATAAATTATTTTTCTCATATCGGCGGTGCGGTTGTAGGTTTTATTTTAATGTGGATTTGGAGAAAAAAACAGTTTGATCAATTTCGTTGGGATAAATAA
- a CDS encoding rhomboid family intramembrane serine protease: protein MKFVAPGFYISIIEQLALFSNFQVFNYRIWQFATYSFLHASALHLFLGMLILYWFSNLFFTFFSSNQFLKAYFFGGIFAGVFYFIIANILGMQSSMIGSSGATVALLFTIVGYKPDMRVNVIIAKVPIYYLALLSLGIDIFQFFTDNAGGHLAHLGGSIFGFCYGKYLAGSLDFSFKPKKKSNLRTVHKMNPTKNNSTNNSVQQKIDVILDKISKSGYDSLTKEEKEFLFKQK from the coding sequence ATGAAGTTTGTTGCCCCTGGTTTCTATATAAGTATTATTGAACAATTGGCATTGTTTAGCAACTTTCAGGTTTTTAATTACCGCATTTGGCAATTTGCTACATACAGTTTTCTGCATGCTAGTGCTTTGCATTTATTTTTAGGTATGTTAATTTTATACTGGTTTAGTAATTTGTTTTTTACCTTTTTCAGTTCAAATCAATTTTTAAAAGCCTATTTTTTTGGGGGGATATTTGCAGGCGTTTTTTATTTTATAATAGCAAATATTCTTGGTATGCAAAGCTCAATGATAGGATCATCTGGTGCAACTGTAGCTTTGCTTTTTACTATTGTTGGTTACAAACCAGATATGCGGGTAAATGTAATTATTGCTAAAGTTCCTATATATTACCTAGCTCTATTATCTTTGGGAATAGATATATTTCAGTTTTTTACTGATAATGCTGGCGGACATTTAGCCCATTTAGGCGGCAGTATTTTTGGTTTTTGTTATGGAAAATATCTAGCAGGATCCCTTGATTTTTCATTTAAGCCGAAGAAAAAATCGAATCTGCGCACGGTACACAAAATGAATCCAACCAAAAATAATTCTACCAATAATAGCGTTCAACAAAAAATAGATGTTATCTTAGACAAAATTAGCAAGTCGGGATACGATAGTTTAACAAAAGAAGAAAAAGAATTTTTGTTTAAGCAAAAATAG
- a CDS encoding endonuclease/exonuclease/phosphatase family protein, protein MKQLKWFNKTAYVINIMLVILTLMGYVLPSMAPKLFPFLSVLTLILPTLLMLNLVFVLYWALQFKKQVLLSVIVFLIGYTFFTKFYKFYATNKEISETDFTVLSYNVRLFNLFEWLPNENVPENIKRFIEEQNPDIICFQEYSKSARYELDDYKFRHIIMHGKKIKTGQAIFSKFRIIDEGEIALPNSDNNVVYADIVKNKDTIRVYSIHLQSVNISPDINEIDESKSKRIFNRLSEAFKVQQLQSELIQAHMQDFKGHKIICGDMNNTAFSYVYKNIIGDMNDAFVEAGKGFGQTYSYKYYPARIDYILVDEVFDVKEFKTFNTFKNSDHFPIMARLNMKDKTVK, encoded by the coding sequence ATGAAACAGCTAAAATGGTTCAATAAAACAGCCTACGTTATAAACATTATGTTGGTTATCCTAACATTAATGGGCTATGTATTGCCTTCTATGGCTCCAAAACTGTTTCCTTTTTTATCGGTTTTAACACTTATTTTACCTACACTTTTAATGCTGAATTTGGTTTTTGTTTTGTATTGGGCATTGCAGTTCAAAAAACAAGTGTTGCTTTCGGTTATCGTATTTTTAATCGGATATACTTTTTTTACAAAATTCTATAAATTCTACGCAACCAACAAAGAAATCTCAGAAACCGATTTTACTGTTTTAAGCTATAATGTTCGGCTTTTTAATTTGTTTGAATGGTTGCCCAATGAGAATGTACCGGAAAATATTAAACGATTTATAGAAGAACAAAACCCTGACATCATTTGCTTTCAAGAATATTCCAAGTCTGCTCGTTATGAATTAGACGACTATAAATTCCGTCATATTATCATGCACGGAAAGAAAATTAAAACGGGTCAAGCCATTTTTTCAAAATTCCGAATAATTGATGAAGGCGAAATTGCCTTGCCCAATTCAGATAACAATGTGGTTTATGCGGATATTGTAAAAAATAAAGACACTATTCGTGTGTATAGTATTCATTTACAATCGGTTAATATCAGTCCGGATATTAATGAAATTGATGAAAGCAAATCCAAGCGGATTTTTAACCGCTTAAGCGAAGCTTTTAAAGTACAGCAATTGCAGTCGGAATTAATTCAGGCACACATGCAAGACTTTAAAGGACACAAAATAATTTGTGGCGATATGAACAATACGGCTTTTTCGTATGTGTATAAAAACATTATTGGCGATATGAACGACGCCTTCGTAGAAGCAGGTAAAGGCTTTGGGCAAACCTATAGCTATAAATACTATCCGGCACGAATTGATTATATTTTGGTCGATGAGGTGTTTGATGTGAAAGAATTTAAAACCTTTAATACCTTTAAAAATTCAGACCATTTCCCCATCATGGCACGATTAAATATGAAAGATAAAACGGTGAAATAG